From bacterium:
GCCCTCGAACGCGAAGTGCAGGAGCGGAACCTCGCGGCGCAGGTGGTCATGACGGGCGCCATCCCCCATGAAGAAATCCCGTCCGCCACTCAGGCCTGCGACGTGCTGGTCGCACCGTATCCAAGCATGGAGAATTTCTACTTCTCTCCGCTCAAGGTGTATGAATACATGGCCGCGGGTCGACCGATCGTCGCCTCGCGCATCGGGCAGATTGCCAGTATTCTGACACACGAGGAAAACGCATTGCTGTCCGAACCGGGCAAAGCGCTGCCCCTGGCGCGCGCCATCGAGCGGCTGCGCGGCGATTCCGACCTGGCCGGACGGCTGGCCCAACGCGCGCGGCACGACGCCTTCACGTCGCACTCGTGGCGCCGCCGCATGGTCGATTGGATCGCGATGTTCAACCAGCTGTCGGAAACGAGAATGCGCGAGGAGTCTGGCGCGTGAAAGTGCGTCTCCGCTGGCCCCGATTTCCGCTCGGCGAATTGCGCCGCGTGTACGGCTATTTCGGCGGCCACCTGCGCGAGCACAGGCCGGCGTTGCTGGGAGGCGCGGCCTGTCTCATGGGTATTGCGCTGGTCGAGATGGCGCGCCCGTGGCCGCTGAAGCTCGTGTTCGACCACATCCTGTTGCCCCAGCAGGCCCACGTGGGCTGGGGCGGCACAGCCCTGCGCGATTGGTCCACGACACAGATTCTGATTCTGGCCAGCATCGGGCTCCTGGCCATCGCCGTCATCTCCGGTTTGTTGACCTACGGACAAACGATGCTGCTGGGCGCGGTCGGGCATCGCGTCGTCGGCGGCATCCGACTGCAGCTCTTCTCGCACATCCAACGGCTGCCGCAATCCTATCACGATCAACGCGAGACCGGCGATCTGATGATGCGGTTGACCGGAGACCTGAACCTGCTCAAGGATCTTCTGGTCTCGATCGTCATCACCCTGGGAAGCAGGATCGTGATTGTCGTGGGAATGCTGGTGGCGATGCTTTGGATGGATTGGCAGCTGACCCTGATCGCTCTGTCCATCGTGCCCGTCTTGCTGGCGGCCAATACGCATTTTTCGACCCGCATCAAGTCCGAATCACGGCGACAGCGGCGCAAGGAGGGCATGCTGGCGGACGCGGTGCACCAGTCATTCGCCGGAATGACGCTGACCAAAGTCTTCGCTCAGGAGAAAAGGCAGGAGAAGCGATTCAGCAAGGGCATCTCCAGCGACGTGCGGGCGGGCTTGAAGATCCGTCGACTGGAGGCCTCCTTCTCCCGCACCGTCGAGATCGTCACGGCGCTGGGCTTGTGCCTGGTGCTCTGGTTCGGGGTGCGACGTGTGCTGGCCCAGGAACTGTCCGCCGGCGACCTGCTGATCTTTATGTCCTATATCCGTCAATTATACCGGCCGGTCCGCGATACCGCGCGTCTGGCGACACGGACATCGAAGGCGATTGTCGCCGCCCAGCGCGTCATGGAAGTCCTCGATCTGAAGGCGCCGATTGAGGATCATCCCGGCGCGGTGTCGGCCTTCGGCCTCCAGGGAGCGACGCGGTTCGAAGGGGTCACGTTCGCATACAGCGCCGGCAACCCGGTCCTGCACAATGTGTCGTTTGCAATCCCCGCCGGCAAGACCACGGCCATCATCGGACCGAGCGGATCGGGCAAATCGACGATCGCCAAACTGCTGTTGCGGCTTTACGAACCGCAGACGGGCCGCATTCTCATCGACGAAAGGGACTACCGGGAGTACCAGTTGCACAGTTTCCGCAAACAGATCACCAGCTTGACTCAGGATGTGACGATGTTCCACGCCAGCGTGCGCGATAACATCGCCTTCAGTTGGCCCAAGGCAACGGATGACCAGATTGTCGCCGCGGCGCAGTCGGTCGGCGCGCATCAATTCATCATGGATCTACCGAACGGTTACGACACGGTGCTCGGCGAGGGCGGCTTGACACTCTCGGGAGGCCAGCGACAACGACTGGCGTTCGCCCGCGCCGCGCTGCGCGACTCCCGCATCATGATTTTTGATGAGCCGGCCACCGGACTCGATGCTGACGCCGAGCGTCATGCCAAGCAGGCGCTTCTCTCCCTGCGGAACGGACGCACGCTTGTGATCATCACGCACCGACTCAACTTTCTTGAGCTGGCCGATCATGTCATCGTCGTCGAGGACGGGCGCGTCACCGACGAGGGTGATCCCGTTGATCTGTCCGGCAAGCCGGGGCGTTTCCAGGCCTTCGTGCAGAACTGGTACGACGCGCAGCACCCACGGCACACGTCCGACTACCCGGCGGTGAATCCCGTATGAATTCCCTCTCCGCTGTGACCGACTCCTTCGTCGACATTCCGGACGGGCTCGATATTCCGGGACTGTCGATCTTGCTCGATGCCGGCGCGATGCGCAAACGCCTGGAGCAGACACTTCCGGCCGGCCCGACGCGGATCACTGCCTGCCACATCACCAACTTCCGCTTCCGCACTCCGACGAATTGCACAATCGCCTACGAGCTGACGGCCCATGTCGAGGGAGCGCCGAGCGACGTGACGGTGCATGCCTACGCGCGGGCCTACTCGCAGGCGGCATATCCCCAGGCCCGTCACAAGGCGCTGAGCTCTCGTTGGGTGGTTTCCGCAATCGGAACGAGCGTCCAGATGTTGGACGA
This genomic window contains:
- a CDS encoding ABC transporter ATP-binding protein, yielding MKVRLRWPRFPLGELRRVYGYFGGHLREHRPALLGGAACLMGIALVEMARPWPLKLVFDHILLPQQAHVGWGGTALRDWSTTQILILASIGLLAIAVISGLLTYGQTMLLGAVGHRVVGGIRLQLFSHIQRLPQSYHDQRETGDLMMRLTGDLNLLKDLLVSIVITLGSRIVIVVGMLVAMLWMDWQLTLIALSIVPVLLAANTHFSTRIKSESRRQRRKEGMLADAVHQSFAGMTLTKVFAQEKRQEKRFSKGISSDVRAGLKIRRLEASFSRTVEIVTALGLCLVLWFGVRRVLAQELSAGDLLIFMSYIRQLYRPVRDTARLATRTSKAIVAAQRVMEVLDLKAPIEDHPGAVSAFGLQGATRFEGVTFAYSAGNPVLHNVSFAIPAGKTTAIIGPSGSGKSTIAKLLLRLYEPQTGRILIDERDYREYQLHSFRKQITSLTQDVTMFHASVRDNIAFSWPKATDDQIVAAAQSVGAHQFIMDLPNGYDTVLGEGGLTLSGGQRQRLAFARAALRDSRIMIFDEPATGLDADAERHAKQALLSLRNGRTLVIITHRLNFLELADHVIVVEDGRVTDEGDPVDLSGKPGRFQAFVQNWYDAQHPRHTSDYPAVNPV